The following coding sequences lie in one Candidatus Neptunochlamydia sp. REUL1 genomic window:
- a CDS encoding TM2 domain-containing protein, with protein sequence METSPKSYVATILLCFFLGTLGIHRFYIGKIGTGILMLITAGGLGIWQLIDFVVAVVGHFCDKKGRYIKP encoded by the coding sequence ATGGAAACCAGTCCTAAAAGCTACGTTGCTACAATTCTTCTATGTTTCTTCTTAGGAACCTTAGGAATTCACCGATTTTATATCGGCAAGATCGGAACAGGCATTCTCATGCTTATCACAGCTGGAGGCCTCGGAATTTGGCAACTTATTGATTTTGTTGTTGCCGTTGTCGGTCACTTTTGTGATAAAAAAGGACGTTATATCAAGCCGTGA
- a CDS encoding FAD-dependent oxidoreductase has product MVKKVVILGGGFGGAYTAMYLEKYLKKTKQSFEIAIVNRENYFVFQPMLAEVVGGGLGLLDTINPLRKLLPKTQLYVREVDSIDIENQKVILAPKYSHTPCDVPYDHLVLGLGTVTDFRGMSGLHEHALPFKNLADSVNIRNQVIEVLEGAANENDPLLKRKLLTFVVGGGGFSGTEVVAEVNDLVRKLAKQYDKIDPSQIRVVLIHSKDRLMEREMPETLGRYAAMLLKKRGVEICFNAHLKAATPEEAVLDTGERIPSKTVISTVPSSPNPLIESLPLHLERGKIVTDAGMQVEGKENVWAIGDCAAIPNLEGGGICPPTAQFAIREAKVLAHNIAAALSSGGIKKQFRFKALGMMGALGHHSAVAELFGKFKFSGLPAWIMWRMIYWAKLPGIDRKIKVALSWALDTMIPIEAVQIKASPTQGIAELHFETDEIIFHEGDVGDYLYIIVNGEVEVFTTKDQKEKLIAKLGKGEYFGEMALLNQRSRFATVRCVSPVDALALRKSDFGVLISNFQELRKDFEQTEKTRRREIG; this is encoded by the coding sequence ATGGTTAAAAAAGTTGTCATTCTAGGTGGTGGTTTCGGGGGTGCATATACTGCAATGTACCTAGAAAAGTACCTAAAAAAAACAAAACAGTCCTTTGAGATTGCAATTGTCAATCGTGAAAACTACTTCGTTTTTCAACCAATGCTTGCAGAAGTCGTTGGGGGGGGCCTGGGGCTTCTCGACACAATCAATCCTCTGAGAAAGCTTCTTCCAAAAACTCAGCTCTATGTGAGGGAAGTTGACTCGATCGATATCGAAAACCAAAAAGTGATTCTCGCACCAAAATATTCTCATACTCCCTGCGATGTTCCTTATGACCATTTGGTGCTTGGGCTCGGAACTGTGACAGACTTTCGAGGAATGTCGGGGCTTCATGAGCATGCCCTCCCCTTTAAAAACCTTGCCGACAGTGTGAATATCCGGAACCAAGTCATTGAGGTTTTAGAGGGTGCTGCGAATGAAAATGACCCCCTTCTGAAACGAAAGCTGCTTACATTTGTTGTAGGTGGTGGCGGATTTTCAGGAACGGAAGTGGTTGCTGAAGTCAATGACCTAGTCCGAAAGCTTGCAAAACAATATGACAAAATTGACCCTAGCCAGATCCGGGTGGTTCTCATTCATAGTAAAGACCGCCTGATGGAGAGGGAAATGCCCGAAACTTTAGGGCGTTATGCTGCGATGCTTCTTAAAAAAAGAGGCGTTGAGATTTGTTTTAATGCTCACCTTAAAGCAGCAACTCCAGAAGAAGCTGTTCTTGACACTGGAGAACGCATCCCTTCTAAAACGGTTATTTCTACTGTTCCTTCTTCTCCTAATCCTTTGATTGAAAGCCTTCCGCTGCACCTTGAAAGGGGTAAAATTGTTACGGATGCTGGAATGCAGGTTGAAGGAAAAGAAAATGTTTGGGCTATCGGAGATTGTGCTGCAATTCCAAATCTAGAGGGAGGCGGAATTTGCCCTCCAACAGCTCAGTTTGCAATCCGAGAAGCTAAGGTCCTTGCTCATAATATTGCTGCTGCTCTTTCTTCTGGAGGAATAAAAAAACAGTTCCGATTTAAAGCCTTAGGGATGATGGGAGCTCTCGGTCACCACTCCGCGGTAGCAGAGCTATTTGGAAAATTTAAGTTTTCTGGACTTCCTGCTTGGATTATGTGGCGTATGATTTATTGGGCAAAGCTTCCTGGTATTGATCGAAAAATCAAGGTCGCTCTTTCGTGGGCACTTGATACCATGATTCCTATCGAAGCTGTCCAAATTAAAGCAAGCCCCACGCAAGGGATCGCAGAGCTCCATTTTGAAACTGATGAAATTATTTTCCATGAAGGCGATGTCGGAGACTATCTCTACATCATTGTCAACGGAGAGGTTGAAGTTTTCACAACAAAAGATCAAAAGGAAAAACTGATTGCTAAACTTGGTAAAGGTGAATATTTTGGGGAAATGGCTCTTCTTAACCAGCGATCAAGATTTGCAACAGTTCGGTGTGTCTCTCCTGTAGATGCCTTAGCTCTCCGTAAGAGTGATTTTGGTGTTCTCATTTCAAACTTCCAGGAACTGCGCAAGGACTTTGAACAAACTGAAAAAACTCGTAGAAGGGAAATTGGGTAG
- a CDS encoding transaldolase family protein, whose amino-acid sequence MDIWLDTTDIKTITLGSRLGILTGVTTNPSLIANSGLSLEENIDAILKCQSGPVTVQVTAVDHSGIIEQAETLREFSERIIVKIPVTHEGLKAMESLSHLRFPVMATAIVTPYQALFACHAGASFIAPYYSRILNPLDALEGITLMLDRYGFETGIVAASLKTEDHIDDCFQLGIDAITLKKGLFEAFVADQSGTFEALDRFSKDWKKAKPSNLFQ is encoded by the coding sequence ATGGATATTTGGCTCGATACAACAGATATAAAAACAATCACCTTAGGAAGTAGATTGGGAATCTTAACCGGAGTCACAACTAATCCTTCTCTGATTGCAAATTCAGGATTAAGTCTAGAAGAAAATATCGATGCTATTTTGAAGTGTCAGAGCGGTCCTGTTACTGTTCAAGTCACAGCTGTTGATCATTCTGGAATTATTGAGCAGGCTGAAACACTTCGTGAGTTTTCTGAACGAATCATCGTAAAAATCCCCGTCACGCATGAAGGTCTTAAGGCTATGGAATCGCTTTCGCACTTGCGATTTCCCGTCATGGCAACAGCAATTGTCACTCCCTATCAAGCACTATTTGCCTGCCATGCAGGAGCCTCCTTCATCGCTCCTTACTACTCCCGCATTTTGAATCCTCTAGATGCACTGGAGGGGATCACTTTAATGTTAGATCGCTATGGATTTGAAACGGGAATTGTAGCTGCCTCCCTAAAAACTGAAGATCATATCGATGACTGCTTCCAACTTGGTATTGATGCTATTACGCTTAAAAAAGGGCTTTTTGAAGCTTTTGTCGCCGATCAAAGTGGAACGTTTGAAGCATTGGATCGCTTTTCAAAAGACTGGAAGAAAGCAAAACCCTCTAATCTCTTTCAATAA
- a CDS encoding DMT family transporter — translation MTYSLLAALSYAVLAFLIQTAEGFLPNSVLIFFRQFFGLLILLPIIPIKLGKFKELKTKVFPLHMLRAFASLSSMFCLYFALRYLPLTDAVLLTYTRPLFIPIVVYLWFQQKWTRNTWSGLLVGFLGVILILRPGEKIFDVASLVGLAAGLLGAIAFTTIRRLTRTEPAERITFYYMALSLPLASIPLANSWKAPTLYGWGFLVVIGLVAIIYQLFLARAYRHAKAVKVGSLL, via the coding sequence ATCACCTACTCTCTTCTTGCTGCTTTGTCCTATGCAGTATTGGCATTTCTTATCCAAACTGCTGAAGGGTTTCTGCCCAACTCAGTCCTTATTTTTTTCCGGCAATTTTTTGGACTTTTGATTCTTCTTCCGATTATTCCTATTAAGCTAGGAAAGTTTAAGGAGCTCAAAACAAAAGTCTTTCCTCTTCATATGCTCCGTGCTTTTGCCTCCCTTTCTTCTATGTTCTGTCTCTATTTTGCTCTTCGCTACCTACCGCTTACCGACGCAGTTTTACTGACCTATACTCGCCCTCTCTTTATTCCGATCGTTGTCTATTTATGGTTTCAACAAAAGTGGACACGAAACACATGGAGTGGCCTCCTTGTAGGATTCTTAGGAGTCATTTTGATTCTTCGACCTGGAGAAAAAATCTTTGACGTAGCATCCCTCGTGGGGCTTGCAGCTGGACTCCTTGGAGCTATCGCCTTTACTACAATTCGCCGACTCACAAGAACAGAGCCCGCGGAGCGCATTACCTTCTACTATATGGCTCTTTCTCTTCCCCTTGCTTCAATACCTCTAGCAAACAGCTGGAAAGCACCAACCCTCTATGGATGGGGTTTTCTGGTTGTGATTGGACTGGTTGCCATCATCTATCAGCTCTTTTTAGCCCGCGCTTATCGCCATGCAAAAGCTGTGAAAGTAGGGTCTCTTCTATAA
- a CDS encoding 2'-5' RNA ligase family protein, translated as MGISDSCLCLPKRHPNVVTWHVDPFGEDSMETYQKELSEFLEREGYQLERREFLKHITLGRSSFSEREWKKNFRPLPLYFHHFHLYESYGGLRYEPIWSHDLLPPFEEIESRTDLTLRIYGSSLRQLFYNAQIALTFKCPELLPFLDPRFEGHSIEEGILQLNAIINRANSEVKVPLMNVKFQGEVSPIKGILMWEMVVRACP; from the coding sequence GTGGGAATTTCAGATTCTTGCTTGTGCCTTCCGAAGCGTCACCCAAACGTTGTGACATGGCACGTCGATCCCTTTGGAGAAGATTCTATGGAGACCTATCAAAAAGAGCTCTCAGAGTTTTTAGAACGGGAGGGATACCAATTGGAGCGGAGGGAATTTTTGAAGCATATTACCTTGGGAAGAAGTTCCTTTAGTGAGAGAGAATGGAAGAAAAACTTTCGTCCTCTTCCTCTATATTTTCATCACTTTCACCTCTATGAAAGTTATGGGGGGCTTCGATATGAACCGATTTGGAGCCATGATTTACTTCCTCCATTTGAAGAGATAGAGTCTCGCACAGACCTTACCCTTAGAATCTATGGGAGTAGTTTGCGGCAGCTCTTTTATAATGCACAAATTGCTTTGACATTTAAGTGTCCGGAGCTTCTTCCCTTTCTTGATCCAAGATTTGAAGGACATTCAATAGAGGAAGGAATTCTTCAACTGAATGCAATCATAAATCGGGCAAATAGTGAGGTCAAAGTCCCTTTGATGAATGTAAAGTTTCAGGGGGAGGTAAGCCCAATAAAGGGGATATTAATGTGGGAGATGGTTGTTAGGGCGTGTCCCTGA
- a CDS encoding MFS transporter: protein MTKHIHMRRWIIWSLAVAFYFYEYFLRVAPSVMVSELFKAFNIGAGVFGVISAAYLYAYAPMQLPVGALMDRFGARKLLTIATLMCGIASILFGIAPGVWLTIVARLFMGIGSAFAFIGMVYISSHWFHGKILALLVGIGNSIGMLGAVFGEGPLSELMHIFSWRQASVILGFAGVGLGIIIYLAVRNEPPSMKHHAPKPKLSMIQGMKSVCKNSQTWINGIVAMMFYTATVSFGGLWAIPFLQQTHGFSNESASYATSMIYVGWIIAGPIIGTISDRICNRKIMLFTFTLLSIVFFSLITYTPIRNPFWIFTLMFLLGCCLSGELLCYCLSIELNLPETKGSALAITNFLVFVAGSLVQTLVGLILDWNWDDQVLHGVRIYGLTNYKIALTVFPITMLIAFIFTFFIREKDKPWCS, encoded by the coding sequence ATGACAAAACATATTCATATGCGACGTTGGATCATCTGGTCTCTTGCTGTCGCTTTCTACTTTTACGAATACTTCCTCCGTGTCGCACCTAGCGTTATGGTTTCAGAACTGTTTAAGGCATTCAATATCGGTGCTGGAGTTTTTGGGGTTATCTCTGCGGCTTACCTTTATGCCTATGCCCCCATGCAGCTTCCCGTCGGCGCATTGATGGATCGCTTTGGAGCACGAAAGCTATTGACGATTGCAACCCTCATGTGTGGGATTGCATCTATTCTTTTTGGCATAGCCCCAGGGGTATGGCTTACCATTGTTGCCCGTCTCTTCATGGGAATAGGCTCAGCATTTGCCTTTATCGGAATGGTCTATATCTCTTCTCATTGGTTTCATGGAAAAATTCTTGCTCTTCTAGTAGGGATTGGAAACTCTATCGGGATGCTTGGAGCCGTTTTTGGAGAAGGACCACTTTCTGAGCTCATGCACATATTTTCTTGGAGGCAAGCTTCAGTTATCTTAGGATTTGCTGGCGTGGGGCTAGGAATTATTATCTATTTAGCTGTACGCAACGAACCTCCCTCAATGAAGCACCATGCTCCTAAACCTAAACTCTCCATGATTCAAGGAATGAAAAGCGTTTGCAAGAACTCGCAGACCTGGATTAATGGGATCGTTGCAATGATGTTCTACACAGCGACTGTTTCGTTTGGAGGACTTTGGGCTATTCCATTTCTACAGCAAACCCATGGGTTTTCAAATGAGTCGGCAAGCTATGCCACATCGATGATCTATGTAGGCTGGATTATAGCAGGACCCATTATTGGAACGATTTCTGATCGGATTTGCAATCGAAAAATCATGCTTTTTACATTTACCCTGCTCAGTATCGTCTTTTTCTCTCTCATCACCTATACCCCCATTCGAAACCCCTTTTGGATTTTCACTCTCATGTTTCTTCTAGGTTGCTGTCTATCGGGTGAACTTCTTTGTTATTGTTTATCCATCGAACTCAACCTACCTGAGACAAAAGGTTCTGCCCTTGCCATCACAAACTTCTTAGTATTTGTGGCAGGCTCCCTTGTTCAAACTCTCGTAGGTCTCATCTTAGATTGGAATTGGGATGACCAAGTGCTTCATGGAGTCCGCATATATGGCCTAACGAACTATAAAATAGCCCTCACCGTCTTTCCCATTACCATGCTTATTGCATTTATCTTCACGTTTTTCATCCGTGAAAAAGATAAACCATGGTGCAGTTAA
- a CDS encoding efflux RND transporter periplasmic adaptor subunit, whose product MNRKYTLPTLAFFGLLFALFMVFHGARTPPIPPIEFSPPTPPYKHYVAGAGIVESASENIKVGAPFNEIVTDVFMNVGQIAEKGTPLFQLNIETLSAEYEEAKQKRDIAKTKYEDQKTELSLYHSLKDKRAVSKNEINKRYYSTEAALNELKEAEASMEVITSKIQRSTVRAPMNGQVLQVNIHVGESADVNPFDNKPHMLFGQTDPLHIRIEVDEDDAWRVQKGAPAVAYVRGNSSISVPLDFLYIEPYIIPKSALTGYNQERVDTRVLQIIYSFERGKLPIYPGQIMDIFIKGIPANERY is encoded by the coding sequence ATGAACCGTAAATATACCCTACCTACACTGGCTTTTTTTGGACTTCTCTTTGCTCTCTTCATGGTATTTCATGGAGCAAGAACTCCTCCGATTCCACCAATTGAGTTTTCTCCTCCGACTCCTCCCTACAAACATTACGTTGCTGGCGCAGGAATTGTAGAATCAGCATCTGAAAACATTAAGGTGGGAGCCCCTTTTAATGAGATTGTCACGGATGTTTTTATGAATGTGGGACAAATCGCAGAGAAAGGCACCCCTCTCTTCCAGCTTAATATTGAAACGCTCAGCGCTGAATATGAAGAAGCCAAGCAGAAACGGGATATTGCTAAAACTAAATATGAGGATCAAAAAACAGAGCTTTCTCTTTATCACAGTCTCAAAGACAAACGAGCTGTGAGTAAAAACGAGATCAATAAACGGTACTATTCAACAGAAGCCGCCCTGAACGAGCTGAAGGAAGCTGAAGCCTCAATGGAAGTCATCACTTCAAAAATTCAACGCTCGACAGTTCGCGCACCCATGAATGGACAGGTCCTTCAAGTCAATATTCATGTAGGGGAATCTGCAGATGTCAATCCTTTTGATAACAAACCCCATATGCTTTTTGGACAAACCGATCCGCTTCATATTCGCATAGAAGTTGACGAAGATGACGCATGGCGTGTGCAAAAAGGGGCTCCTGCAGTCGCCTATGTTCGAGGAAATAGTTCGATCAGTGTCCCTCTAGATTTTCTCTATATTGAACCCTATATCATCCCCAAATCAGCGCTCACTGGATATAATCAAGAAAGGGTCGATACCCGCGTATTGCAAATCATCTACTCCTTTGAAAGAGGTAAACTCCCTATTTACCCGGGACAAATCATGGACATTTTTATCAAAGGAATCCCAGCGAATGAACGATATTAG
- a CDS encoding efflux transporter outer membrane subunit, producing the protein MNDISGQPKKSLKKLTTSGQSHKFFRKSVLKFFGLKKCGDRWQLYKATEIEHAVRPKKMGQFAKKFMRLITRSILFLFLTGCAVGPNYQSPPVALPESYGEPHSDEGIDEIALKRWWTTFEDPLLDVLVHEALSQNYDLKIAIEKVNEVRALYQIEAAELYPKIDMTAGEQRTRISQSLFDAPFMGPPYQNLYKVGFDASWEVDIFGKRRREKEAAYYEYEAEINSARDVYITLLSELASTYIEIRGFQHRITLSKKDLYIQKELLALAESRFSAGLDSEIEPQQVRFNLEESEAILPEIETNYRRAIHRMAVLLGKSPESLHSDFDEQRAIPVSMAAIPIGLPSDLLRRRPDIRQAERTLAAATANISSAIADLFPRFSLLGSFGFESNRTNNWFKSRSRTWSVGPNIQWPIIYFGRIRANIQVQNAKQQQALFDYEQTILTSLEDVENALVSYYKEDERVDRFEKQVSSATRTYELTRDRYISGLVDFSALLNADRARVSAENNLVDSTQALSTNLVALYKSLGGEW; encoded by the coding sequence ATGAACGATATTAGTGGTCAACCCAAAAAATCCCTCAAAAAACTGACCACTAGTGGTCAGTCTCATAAATTCTTCAGGAAAAGTGTGCTCAAATTCTTTGGTCTTAAAAAGTGCGGAGATCGATGGCAGCTTTATAAAGCTACCGAGATCGAGCATGCAGTAAGGCCGAAAAAGATGGGTCAATTTGCCAAAAAATTTATGAGACTGATCACTAGATCTATCCTTTTTCTTTTTTTGACAGGATGCGCTGTGGGGCCCAATTATCAATCTCCACCCGTCGCTCTTCCCGAGAGTTATGGGGAACCTCATAGCGATGAAGGAATTGATGAAATCGCCCTCAAAAGATGGTGGACAACCTTTGAGGATCCACTCCTCGATGTGCTTGTTCACGAAGCGCTTTCCCAAAACTACGACTTAAAAATCGCCATTGAAAAAGTCAACGAAGTCAGAGCCCTTTACCAAATTGAAGCAGCCGAACTCTACCCAAAAATCGATATGACCGCGGGTGAGCAACGCACCCGCATTAGCCAATCTCTTTTCGATGCTCCCTTTATGGGTCCTCCTTATCAAAACCTCTACAAGGTAGGTTTTGATGCAAGTTGGGAAGTGGATATTTTCGGAAAGCGCAGACGCGAAAAAGAGGCGGCTTATTATGAATATGAAGCCGAGATCAATAGTGCACGCGATGTATACATTACCCTTCTCAGCGAGCTTGCCTCCACCTATATTGAAATCCGGGGTTTTCAACACCGAATAACTCTTTCAAAAAAGGATCTCTATATCCAAAAAGAGCTCTTAGCTCTCGCCGAATCTCGCTTCAGCGCGGGACTCGATAGTGAAATTGAGCCTCAACAGGTCCGCTTTAACTTAGAAGAGTCGGAAGCCATCCTCCCAGAAATTGAAACCAATTACCGCCGCGCTATCCATCGGATGGCAGTACTCCTTGGAAAATCTCCTGAAAGCCTCCATAGTGATTTTGATGAGCAACGTGCCATCCCTGTAAGTATGGCCGCAATCCCTATCGGCCTTCCCTCAGATCTTCTTAGACGCCGCCCTGACATTCGCCAGGCAGAAAGAACCCTTGCTGCCGCCACCGCAAACATCAGCTCTGCCATTGCGGATCTTTTTCCCCGTTTTTCCCTTTTAGGAAGTTTTGGCTTTGAAAGTAACCGCACGAATAACTGGTTCAAATCGCGCAGTCGCACTTGGTCGGTTGGTCCCAATATTCAATGGCCGATCATTTATTTTGGGAGGATTAGAGCAAACATACAAGTGCAAAATGCCAAACAACAACAAGCACTTTTTGATTACGAGCAAACGATCCTTACCTCACTTGAAGATGTTGAAAATGCCTTAGTTTCCTACTACAAGGAAGACGAAAGGGTGGACCGCTTTGAAAAACAGGTAAGTAGTGCAACACGCACCTATGAATTAACACGCGATCGCTACATCAGTGGTCTTGTGGATTTCTCAGCACTTCTCAATGCTGATCGTGCACGTGTCTCTGCAGAAAACAACCTTGTGGATAGCACTCAAGCGTTGAGCACCAATCTTGTTGCTCTCTACAAATCACTTGGTGGGGAGTGGTAA